Sequence from the Algiphilus sp. genome:
CGCACTGCGCCCGGTGGCGCATCCAGTGGTCCATGAGCACCAGCGCGACCATGGCCTCGGCGATGGGCACGGCGCGGATGCCGACGCAGGGGTCGTGGCGGCCGGTGGTGCGCATGTCGACATTCTCGCCGTGTTCGTTCACCGAGCGCCCCGGCGTGGTGATGCTCGACGTGGGCTTGATGGCGATGCACGCCACCACGTCCTGCCCGGTGCTGATGCCCCCGGCGACGCCGCCGGAATGGTTGGACAGGAAGCCGTCGGCGCGCATCTCGTCGCGATGCGCGGTGCCGCGCATACCGGCAGCCGCCATGCCGTCGCCGATCTCGACGCCCTTGACCGCGTTGATCCCCATCAGCGCCTGCGCCAGATCGGCATCGAGACGGTCGTAGACCGGCTCGCCCAGGCCGGGCGGGACATTGGCGGCCTCGACCTGGATCATGGCGCCGGCCGAATCGCCCTCGCTGCGCAGCGATTCGACGTAGCGCTCCAGCTCGGGTACGCGCGCCGGATCGGCGCAGAAGAAGGCGTTGTCCTCGACTGCCGACCAGTCGGCGACGTCCAGGCCGATCTCGCCGATGCGCGTCAGGCAGGCGCGGATGGTGATGCCCAGGCGCTCGCGCAGATACTTCTGCGCCACCGCGCCGGCGGCCACGCGCACCGCCGTCTCGCGCGCGGAGGAACGCCCGCCGCCGCGATGATCGCGGCGGCCGTACTTCTGCATGTAGGCGTAGTCGGCGTGATTGGGCCGAAAGGTCTGCGCGATCTTGTCGTAGTCGTAGCTGCGCTGGTCGGTGTTCTCGATCAGCAGCGCGATCGGGGTGCCGGTGGTTTCGCCCTCGAAGACGCCGGACAGGATGCGCACGCTGTCGGCTTCCTTGCGCTGGGTGACGAACTTCGAGCGCCCCGGCCGGCGACGGTCGAGCGCCGGCTGGATGTCGGACGCGTCGAGCGCCAGTCCGGGCGGGCAGCCGTCGACCACGCAGCCGATCGCCGGCCCGTGTGACTCGCCGAAGCTGGTCACGCAGAACAACCGACCCAGCGTGTTACCCGACATCCCGATCTCCCTGCAGCCAGTCCACCAAATCGTCGCGCTCGATCACGAACACGCCGCTGCCGCCGTGCACGAACTCCGGCCAGTGCGCCGGCAGGCCGGCAAAGCGCGCCATGAAGGGCGCCACCGAGGCGCCAACCTCGCCCACCAGCGTGCCGCCGGGCGCCAGGAAGCCGGGCGCCTCGTGCAGCAGGCGATCGACCACTTCCATGCCGTCGGTCCCGGCCGCCAGCGCCAGGCGCGGCTCGGCATGATACTCCGCCGGCAGCGCCGCCCATTCGTCGTCCGGCACGTAGGGCGGATTGGTGACGATCAGGTCGAAGGCCTCCACACCGGCGGTGCGAAGCGGCTCGAAGAGGTCGCCGCGATGGGCATGGACACGCCCGCCGAGGCCGTGGTCCGCGATGTTGGCGTCCATCAGCTCGGCGGCGCCATCGTCGAGCTCCACCGCGTGCACCTCGGCATCCGGGAAGGCCTTGGCGCAGGCGATGGCGATGCAGCCGCTGCCCGCGCACAGATCGAGGATGCGCCGCGGCGGCCGCGCCACCCACGGCTCGAAGCCTTCCATGATGAGCTCGGCCAGCGGGCTGCGCGGCACGATCACGCGCTCGTCGACGCGAAAGCGCATGCCGCAGAACCATGCTTCGCCCAGCAGATAGGCGATGGGCTTGCGCGTGGTCACGCGCGCCTCGATCAACCCGACCAGGCGCCGACGCTCCGCCGGCATCAGGCGGGCGCGCAGATAGACCTCCGGCAGCTCGTGCGGCAGATGCAGCGCGCCGCGCACAAGGTAGAAGGCCTCGTCGAGGGCGTTGTCGAGTCCGTGCCCGTAGCTCAGGCCGGCGGCCTCGAAGCGGCTCGCGGCCCATCGGACATAGTCGGCGGGGGTGCACAGGACGTCGGCCGGGTCGCCGTCGACCGGAGATGGGGTTTCGGACATGGAGCGGCGCCGCGGCTCGAGCCACGGCGCAATGCGGGTGGTGGGCTTGATAGTATGCGAACCCCTCGGCACTGCCGCAATGAAGCGCCCGCCCACGCATGATCCGCTACCTCGTACCGCTCTTCGCCATCGGCGCCCTCATGCTCGGCGTCCTGCTGGCGGTATCCACGCTGCGGCCGGACACGACGGGCGAGCTGCAGGGCGGCGTGCTGCTCGATGAACCGCGGCCGATCCGCGAATTCCAGCTCGTGGACCAGGCCGGCGAGACCTTCACGCGCGCCGATCTGCAGGGACAGTGGACCGCGATCTTTCCGGGCTTCACCAACTGCCCCGACATCTGCCCGACGACCCTCGGCGTGCTGCGCACCGCCGCCGAGCAGCTCGCGGAGACCGGCAGCGACTGGGAGATCGTCTTTCTCACCGTCGACCCCCAGCGCGACACGCCCGAGGCGCTGGCGCAGTACGTCGGCTACTTCTCGCAGGACTTCGTCGGGCTGACCGG
This genomic interval carries:
- a CDS encoding SCO family protein, with protein sequence MIRYLVPLFAIGALMLGVLLAVSTLRPDTTGELQGGVLLDEPRPIREFQLVDQAGETFTRADLQGQWTAIFPGFTNCPDICPTTLGVLRTAAEQLAETGSDWEIVFLTVDPQRDTPEALAQYVGYFSQDFVGLTGDKDGIGQLARDLSIAYQYTPTGEDGYTVDHTAAIVLVDPQGRVAGFLQPPFAPERIAADLRTAGASQS
- the aroC gene encoding chorismate synthase; amino-acid sequence: MSGNTLGRLFCVTSFGESHGPAIGCVVDGCPPGLALDASDIQPALDRRRPGRSKFVTQRKEADSVRILSGVFEGETTGTPIALLIENTDQRSYDYDKIAQTFRPNHADYAYMQKYGRRDHRGGGRSSARETAVRVAAGAVAQKYLRERLGITIRACLTRIGEIGLDVADWSAVEDNAFFCADPARVPELERYVESLRSEGDSAGAMIQVEAANVPPGLGEPVYDRLDADLAQALMGINAVKGVEIGDGMAAAGMRGTAHRDEMRADGFLSNHSGGVAGGISTGQDVVACIAIKPTSSITTPGRSVNEHGENVDMRTTGRHDPCVGIRAVPIAEAMVALVLMDHWMRHRAQCGDVEPTTPRLPGRSPDGPA
- the prmB gene encoding 50S ribosomal protein L3 N(5)-glutamine methyltransferase; protein product: MSETPSPVDGDPADVLCTPADYVRWAASRFEAAGLSYGHGLDNALDEAFYLVRGALHLPHELPEVYLRARLMPAERRRLVGLIEARVTTRKPIAYLLGEAWFCGMRFRVDERVIVPRSPLAELIMEGFEPWVARPPRRILDLCAGSGCIAIACAKAFPDAEVHAVELDDGAAELMDANIADHGLGGRVHAHRGDLFEPLRTAGVEAFDLIVTNPPYVPDDEWAALPAEYHAEPRLALAAGTDGMEVVDRLLHEAPGFLAPGGTLVGEVGASVAPFMARFAGLPAHWPEFVHGGSGVFVIERDDLVDWLQGDRDVG